A window of the Desulforapulum autotrophicum HRM2 genome harbors these coding sequences:
- a CDS encoding cbb3-type cytochrome c oxidase subunit II — protein MKMTPAAIVFGSLLILVAVVSVVIILPYANTSKTIPSDLFRDRTAMEEKGRALYISNGCVYCHTQSIRSIDWGLGAERLAQAGDYLKDYPILLGSQRTGPDLSQEGGEHPNDWHQAHFTNPRFTRPLSIMPPFLFLKQANLDVLIQYTQSLGLKNADLRMERQTLWKKRSIDAYESGVNENVAWIHANVPKGWHDIPTPYPASEAGLARGAKIYQDFCFGCHGPVGDGMGPAQPYLYPPPLNFTILKGRGVSGGIIYYQIMNGITGTAMPYFKRELESEKIWDVGNYIAKYFIGEIDANKEPRGIDAAYE, from the coding sequence ATGAAAATGACACCTGCAGCCATTGTATTCGGCAGCCTTCTTATCCTCGTTGCCGTGGTATCGGTGGTCATCATTCTTCCCTATGCCAACACCAGCAAAACCATTCCTTCGGATCTGTTCAGAGACCGGACGGCCATGGAAGAAAAAGGGCGGGCCCTCTATATCAGCAACGGGTGCGTTTACTGCCATACCCAGTCCATCCGATCGATTGACTGGGGATTGGGCGCAGAAAGGCTGGCCCAGGCAGGAGACTACCTGAAGGATTACCCCATCCTACTGGGTTCCCAGAGAACAGGTCCGGATCTCTCCCAGGAAGGCGGAGAGCATCCCAATGACTGGCACCAGGCCCACTTTACCAACCCAAGATTTACACGGCCGTTGTCCATCATGCCCCCGTTTCTATTTCTAAAACAGGCCAACCTGGACGTATTGATCCAGTATACACAGAGCCTGGGACTCAAGAATGCAGACCTGAGAATGGAGAGGCAGACGCTCTGGAAAAAACGATCAATTGACGCATACGAGTCGGGTGTGAACGAAAACGTGGCATGGATTCATGCAAATGTCCCCAAGGGCTGGCACGACATCCCCACACCCTATCCCGCCTCGGAGGCGGGCCTTGCAAGGGGTGCAAAAATCTACCAGGATTTCTGTTTTGGCTGCCACGGGCCCGTGGGAGACGGCATGGGTCCGGCCCAGCCCTATCTGTATCCGCCGCCGTTGAACTTCACCATCCTCAAAGGCCGGGGGGTCAGCGGGGGCATTATCTACTATCAGATCATGAACGGCATTACCGGAACGGCCATGCCCTATTTTAAGCGGGAACTGGAATCTGAAAAGATATGGGATGTGGGAAACTATATTGCCAAATATTTCATTGGCGAGATCGATGCCAACAAAGAACCCAGGGGAATTGATGCCGCATATGAATAA
- a CDS encoding cbb3-type cytochrome oxidase assembly protein produces MYYPFFVAYILTGLFIGVAVFVWALKTGQFSDQQRARFLAMEEDTTPAAATSAKAGRDLYCVFYLALAAIGASFALVGYALFFR; encoded by the coding sequence ATGTATTATCCATTTTTTGTGGCATATATTCTGACCGGACTGTTCATCGGCGTTGCCGTGTTTGTATGGGCGCTGAAAACCGGACAATTCTCCGACCAGCAGCGGGCAAGATTCCTGGCCATGGAGGAGGACACGACACCGGCAGCAGCAACCTCAGCCAAGGCCGGCCGTGATCTCTATTGTGTCTTTTACCTGGCCCTTGCAGCCATTGGGGCAAGCTTTGCCCTGGTGGGCTATGCTCTTTTTTTCAGATAG
- a CDS encoding c-type cytochrome, which produces MKKVLILAVFVSLVLTGVYTVITLYDTNLKAGRMYQTPAIRPHEEPQLIMDKRTIADTKSEALIRELLKTDFTLTPIGPAQAVLAKGEKDYQAFCSHCHGPKMDGLGTVGQSFFPLPTDLTDEKTVAMTDTQLFASISYGSKKAPALASSMSVESREAVIQYIRHIQQTTL; this is translated from the coding sequence ATGAAAAAGGTACTGATTCTTGCCGTTTTTGTGTCGCTGGTTTTAACCGGAGTCTATACGGTCATTACCCTGTACGATACAAACCTGAAAGCCGGGAGAATGTATCAAACCCCTGCGATCCGGCCCCATGAGGAACCCCAGCTTATAATGGACAAACGAACCATTGCCGACACAAAAAGTGAGGCCCTGATACGGGAACTCTTAAAAACCGATTTTACCCTGACACCCATTGGGCCTGCCCAGGCTGTGCTGGCCAAAGGGGAAAAGGATTACCAGGCCTTCTGTTCCCATTGCCACGGTCCCAAAATGGACGGACTTGGAACCGTGGGCCAGAGCTTTTTCCCCCTGCCTACAGACCTGACCGACGAGAAAACCGTGGCCATGACTGATACGCAATTGTTTGCCTCCATCAGCTATGGAAGCAAAAAGGCGCCAGCCCTGGCAAGCTCCATGTCTGTTGAAAGTCGGGAAGCGGTTATCCAATATATCCGGCACATCCAGCAAACAACCCTTTGA
- a CDS encoding cbb3-type cytochrome c oxidase subunit I: protein MPENPIQPDTATYLTARGFCLTSAVWMMVATLAGFIAAIELVAPDLTGNIAWLLFSRLRPMHVNLVLFGFVTPGLLASSFYLVPRLLRTQLYSERLGVFTVVLWNIAIVALVVSLAAGYTQGREYAEMIWPIDVGIVIAFSLIFFNFMMTVKNRQEKILYVSVWYVLAGILLTTCTYSLGNVIWQPDSGALVGIPDAILLWFYGHNVFGLLLTPLAAAVAYYIIPQVCRAPLYSHTLSLLGFWALIVIYTHIGTHHLLQVPVPTWLKVVAIVDSIAMVIPVMAFLINIWYTARGKLGLISEDIGGKFVFTGTIMYFIVSIRGSMMALPDVQRVTHFSHWVVGHAHVGVLGFAGMIALGGLYFILPKITGRPLFSPFLANFQYWMVLIGVVGFTIVLTISGLIQGNAWLNGETVYRVLPEIHIYNIVRASLGLLIFLSALSGFYNIFRSLFSTPGETP, encoded by the coding sequence TTGCCCGAGAACCCAATCCAACCCGATACTGCCACCTACCTGACAGCCAGGGGATTTTGTTTGACCTCTGCCGTCTGGATGATGGTGGCCACCCTGGCAGGATTTATTGCGGCCATAGAACTTGTGGCCCCTGATTTAACCGGCAACATTGCCTGGCTTCTCTTTTCACGACTTCGCCCCATGCATGTCAACCTGGTATTGTTCGGGTTTGTAACCCCGGGCCTTTTAGCCAGTTCGTTTTATCTGGTTCCCCGGCTGCTTAGAACCCAACTGTACAGTGAACGGCTGGGGGTCTTCACCGTTGTCCTGTGGAACATTGCCATTGTGGCCCTGGTGGTCAGTCTGGCCGCAGGTTATACCCAGGGCCGGGAATACGCTGAAATGATCTGGCCCATTGATGTGGGTATTGTCATTGCATTCAGTTTGATTTTCTTTAATTTCATGATGACGGTAAAAAACAGGCAGGAAAAAATCCTGTACGTCTCGGTCTGGTATGTGCTGGCCGGGATTCTTCTCACCACCTGTACCTACAGCTTGGGCAACGTTATCTGGCAGCCGGACTCGGGAGCCCTTGTGGGCATTCCCGATGCCATTCTCCTCTGGTTTTACGGGCACAATGTGTTCGGGCTTTTGCTGACGCCCCTGGCTGCGGCCGTTGCCTATTACATCATCCCCCAGGTCTGCCGGGCCCCGCTCTACAGTCACACCCTGTCCCTGCTGGGTTTCTGGGCCCTGATCGTCATTTACACCCATATCGGCACCCATCACCTTTTACAGGTGCCGGTTCCCACCTGGCTCAAGGTGGTCGCCATTGTGGACAGTATTGCCATGGTGATTCCGGTCATGGCCTTTCTCATCAATATCTGGTACACGGCCCGGGGCAAGCTCGGATTGATCAGTGAAGATATTGGTGGCAAATTTGTGTTCACCGGCACCATCATGTATTTCATCGTCAGTATCCGCGGATCCATGATGGCGCTGCCCGATGTCCAGCGGGTGACCCACTTCAGCCACTGGGTGGTCGGCCATGCCCATGTGGGTGTCCTCGGATTTGCCGGAATGATTGCCCTGGGGGGGCTGTATTTCATCCTGCCTAAAATAACGGGCAGACCACTTTTCAGCCCCTTCCTGGCCAATTTCCAATACTGGATGGTATTGATCGGCGTGGTCGGGTTTACCATCGTGTTAACCATTTCCGGACTCATCCAGGGCAATGCCTGGCTCAACGGAGAAACCGTGTACCGCGTACTTCCTGAAATCCACATTTACAATATTGTCCGGGCGTCCCTGGGGCTGTTAATTTTTCTATCTGCCCTGTCAGGGTTTTATAATATTTTCCGATCACTCTTTTCAACCCCCGGAGAAACCCCATGA
- a CDS encoding DUF262 domain-containing protein yields the protein MPDIEKNITDQEFIEIENHDLTPDPEGGEVDLVMEDPFNPSEINIISKPDTLHNLIERLKYQEIDMNPDFQRHADLWDNPKMSRLIESILIRFPLPAFYFDASDEDRWVIVDGLQRLSAIKKFVVDKNLKLNGLEYLEDFKGKGYDDLPRTYQRRIDECPVTLFLIQPGTPDPVKYSVFRRINTGGLVLNNQEIRNAMTKPGIRKYLEDLAADEYLKKAIGDQSKRMVDQELVLRFLAFRFMDYEKSKKNIATFLDEMVHKLEKSSPDELERYKQSFQKAVKRCWLIFQEAAFEKSVPGENAKRRRKNSTLFEVWTNAMAILTEDETDKLIQNRDILNQKHMDLMANDNDYFRSITYSTQKKDHFRTRKSRVADLIKEVLDA from the coding sequence ATGCCTGATATTGAAAAAAACATAACGGACCAGGAATTCATAGAAATTGAAAACCATGATCTAACCCCTGATCCGGAAGGCGGGGAAGTGGATCTTGTCATGGAAGATCCGTTCAACCCGTCCGAGATAAACATCATATCTAAACCGGATACCCTGCACAATCTGATTGAACGGTTGAAATACCAAGAGATTGACATGAATCCGGATTTTCAACGTCATGCAGACCTTTGGGACAATCCTAAGATGTCACGGCTCATTGAATCCATTCTCATACGCTTTCCTTTGCCGGCCTTTTATTTTGATGCGTCGGACGAGGATAGATGGGTCATTGTGGACGGACTTCAACGGCTTTCGGCCATTAAAAAGTTCGTGGTGGATAAGAACCTCAAACTGAACGGCCTTGAGTACCTGGAAGATTTCAAGGGAAAAGGCTATGATGATCTGCCCCGAACCTATCAACGGCGAATTGATGAATGCCCGGTGACCCTTTTTCTGATCCAGCCCGGCACCCCTGATCCGGTAAAATACTCGGTTTTCAGGCGGATCAATACAGGGGGCCTGGTCTTGAATAACCAGGAGATAAGAAATGCCATGACCAAGCCGGGCATTCGGAAATATCTCGAAGATCTGGCTGCTGACGAATATTTAAAAAAAGCCATCGGCGATCAGAGCAAGCGCATGGTAGACCAGGAGCTGGTTTTGCGCTTTCTGGCCTTCCGGTTCATGGATTATGAAAAGAGCAAGAAAAACATTGCCACCTTTTTGGATGAGATGGTCCATAAACTTGAAAAATCCTCTCCGGATGAACTGGAAAGGTATAAACAGTCATTTCAAAAAGCCGTTAAACGGTGTTGGCTCATATTCCAGGAAGCGGCTTTTGAAAAAAGTGTCCCAGGTGAGAATGCAAAACGGCGGCGCAAGAATTCCACCCTTTTTGAGGTCTGGACCAATGCCATGGCCATACTGACAGAAGACGAAACAGACAAATTGATTCAGAATAGGGATATATTGAATCAAAAACATATGGATCTCATGGCCAATGATAACGATTATTTTCGGTCGATTACCTATTCGACACAGAAAAAAGACCATTTCCGGACAAGGAAGTCTAGGGTGGCAGATTTGATAAAGGAGGTGCTTGATGCTTGA
- a CDS encoding heavy metal translocating P-type ATPase: protein MKTRVPCTLCGLGVKVSKPTSKDVFCCQGCKMVHAMLMESDEYKDTKDFKDTDLYKQCVAAGIVPDTTKETSESWEARLEPPAPELSGTDSEVPMDAGNFLTLNLQIQNMWCPACAWLIETTLTRSKGVVNASCNFSSDRGSVVYDPVKTSPDKIYAAIEKLGYPAADINQKASKSRAEFIRICVTLFLTMNVMMLSWSIYSGFFIELSPHAVQLLAWPVFLMATVVVFYGGYPIHKRALAGITSGFPGMETLVSTGSFSTYTYSLFHFYRGSIHLYFDAASMLILLILTGKMLEQTAKNKISEGLWKFFSLVPQKVRICADQFPRGRYVSIKQLSQGDAFLAEEGEILAADGIVTRGSAVIDESSITGEAKPANVRPQDTVKSGTRIISGKIQITAVKVGEDSILGRMLAIMENSLSEKTAQTQRFEDILKFFVPSVIGFSIVTYFFWMLYGLTSYEAFNRGISVMVISCPCALGIAIPLALVAGVSAAGKKGILVRDFEAFEKVNGLDTIVFDKTGTLTTGKLKVLGMDTANNFPAQKAWQIVHAMEQESDHYIAHTISAFAMAMNLPPLDLEDLTYHSNGISCQYQDKIYCFGSRDFVNKSNPADPSFISFARQGAQVISTVFLAQDDTIVAAVHLGDAMKTGVKTLVADLYKRGLTCYLISGDAERPTLAAGAFVQIPAENAHGGLLPHEKAEFIKTLKQSGKKVAMVGDGVNDAPAMGQSDIAMAVHSGLNPGEGVAAITLMQETPVQIIDFIGLATRVNRKVKQNLIFALVYNIISIPVAAGGFLNPIIAATAMLFSSLSVTCNTLLLVKQESKNKPVS, encoded by the coding sequence ATGAAAACACGCGTTCCATGCACCCTTTGCGGCCTGGGCGTTAAGGTTTCCAAACCGACATCAAAGGACGTCTTCTGCTGCCAGGGCTGCAAAATGGTCCATGCCATGCTCATGGAATCGGACGAGTACAAAGATACCAAAGATTTCAAGGATACCGACCTGTACAAACAATGTGTTGCCGCAGGTATCGTGCCGGACACGACTAAAGAGACTTCGGAATCATGGGAAGCACGCCTTGAACCCCCTGCCCCAGAATTGTCCGGGACAGATAGTGAGGTTCCCATGGATGCCGGCAATTTTCTGACCCTTAATCTCCAGATTCAAAACATGTGGTGCCCGGCCTGTGCATGGCTGATTGAAACCACCCTCACCCGGTCAAAGGGCGTGGTAAACGCCTCGTGCAATTTTTCCAGCGACCGGGGAAGCGTGGTGTATGATCCAGTAAAAACATCCCCGGATAAAATTTATGCCGCCATTGAAAAACTGGGATACCCTGCTGCTGATATTAATCAGAAAGCCTCAAAGAGCAGAGCAGAATTTATCCGGATCTGTGTGACCCTGTTTTTAACCATGAACGTCATGATGCTCAGCTGGTCCATCTATTCGGGGTTCTTCATTGAGCTGTCCCCCCATGCCGTGCAGCTTCTGGCCTGGCCGGTTTTCCTCATGGCCACCGTTGTTGTTTTCTACGGCGGATATCCCATACACAAACGGGCCCTTGCCGGTATCACATCCGGATTTCCGGGAATGGAAACCCTGGTATCCACGGGATCCTTTTCAACCTATACCTACAGCCTGTTTCATTTTTACAGGGGAAGCATCCATCTCTATTTTGATGCCGCATCCATGCTGATCCTGCTGATCCTGACGGGAAAAATGCTCGAACAGACCGCAAAAAACAAAATTTCTGAAGGCCTGTGGAAATTTTTTTCCCTGGTTCCCCAGAAAGTCAGAATCTGTGCAGATCAGTTTCCCAGGGGACGGTATGTTTCCATCAAGCAATTGTCCCAGGGGGACGCGTTCCTGGCCGAAGAAGGAGAGATCCTGGCTGCAGACGGCATTGTCACCCGAGGGTCTGCCGTCATTGACGAGTCTTCCATCACCGGCGAGGCAAAACCGGCCAATGTCCGGCCCCAGGACACGGTCAAGAGCGGCACCCGGATCATTTCCGGCAAGATCCAGATAACAGCCGTAAAAGTGGGGGAAGACTCCATTCTCGGCAGAATGCTTGCCATCATGGAAAACAGTCTGTCCGAAAAAACCGCCCAGACCCAGCGGTTTGAGGACATCTTAAAATTTTTCGTCCCATCGGTCATCGGATTTTCCATTGTGACCTATTTTTTCTGGATGCTGTACGGGCTGACCTCCTACGAAGCCTTTAACCGGGGAATCTCCGTCATGGTCATTTCCTGCCCCTGCGCCCTTGGCATTGCCATTCCCCTTGCCCTTGTGGCCGGCGTGTCTGCCGCCGGGAAAAAAGGTATCCTGGTAAGGGATTTTGAAGCCTTTGAAAAGGTTAATGGACTGGATACCATTGTTTTTGACAAGACCGGCACACTGACCACTGGCAAGCTCAAGGTGCTGGGCATGGACACGGCAAACAATTTCCCAGCCCAAAAGGCCTGGCAGATCGTCCATGCCATGGAACAAGAATCGGACCACTACATTGCCCATACCATATCCGCCTTTGCCATGGCAATGAACCTCCCCCCCCTTGATCTGGAAGACCTCACTTACCATTCCAACGGGATCAGCTGCCAGTATCAGGATAAAATTTACTGCTTCGGCAGCAGGGATTTTGTGAATAAAAGCAATCCGGCAGACCCCTCTTTTATCTCGTTCGCCAGGCAAGGTGCCCAGGTCATATCAACGGTTTTTTTAGCTCAGGATGATACCATTGTAGCAGCTGTCCACCTGGGGGACGCAATGAAAACCGGCGTAAAGACCCTTGTTGCAGATCTTTATAAAAGGGGACTCACCTGTTATCTGATTTCAGGAGATGCTGAACGACCCACCCTCGCCGCCGGAGCCTTTGTGCAGATCCCGGCTGAAAACGCCCATGGGGGATTGCTGCCCCATGAAAAAGCTGAATTCATTAAAACCCTTAAACAATCGGGCAAAAAAGTTGCCATGGTGGGCGACGGCGTAAACGATGCGCCGGCCATGGGCCAGTCCGATATTGCCATGGCCGTTCATTCTGGCCTCAACCCGGGTGAAGGTGTTGCCGCCATTACCCTGATGCAGGAGACCCCGGTCCAGATCATCGATTTTATAGGGCTTGCCACACGCGTCAACCGGAAAGTAAAACAAAACCTCATATTTGCCCTGGTCTATAATATCATCAGCATCCCGGTGGCGGCCGGGGGATTTTTAAATCCCATCATTGCGGCAACGGCCATGCTCTTTAGCAGTCTTTCCGTGACATGCAATACCCTGCTCCTGGTAAAACAAGAATCCAAGAACAAGCCTGTGAGTTAA
- a CDS encoding AAA family ATPase, with the protein MLEYIRIQRFKSLGDAGFPLAGLNIFSGLNGMGKSSLIQTLLLLRQSMEKNTLTNKGLLLKGEYVSLGTGQDILSENAETETIEFTLVWQNTKPVNFRFNYSGKSDLQPIDSPVVLPDPLPALFTKAFQYLSADRISPKAAYEASDYYIKDLNSIGNHGEYTAHYIAENGLTPLSIKALKHHNAPSFSLLDNLDKWMSEISPGIRIKARLHPHINSVSLSYAFEQGSEVTAEFKPENVGFGLTFVLPVLVSVLRAEPGDMLIIENPEAHLHPGGQSVLGKLCAIAAANGVQLFIETHSDHFLNGVRVAVKEGVIKNTEVNLFYLERNDASVHESLVVIPQIDEQGRIDIWPKGFFDEADILLEKLL; encoded by the coding sequence ATGCTTGAGTATATAAGAATCCAGCGGTTCAAATCATTGGGGGATGCAGGGTTTCCTTTGGCAGGGCTCAATATCTTCAGCGGATTGAACGGCATGGGCAAATCCTCCCTGATACAAACTTTGCTGTTGCTGCGGCAATCCATGGAGAAAAATACCCTTACCAATAAAGGATTGCTTCTCAAGGGGGAATATGTCTCTTTGGGGACCGGGCAGGATATTTTATCGGAAAATGCCGAAACAGAAACCATAGAATTTACCCTGGTCTGGCAGAATACGAAACCCGTCAATTTCAGATTTAATTACTCTGGTAAATCCGATTTACAACCCATTGATTCTCCTGTGGTGCTGCCGGACCCGCTGCCGGCCTTGTTTACCAAGGCGTTTCAATACCTGTCTGCCGACCGCATCAGTCCCAAAGCCGCCTATGAAGCTTCGGATTATTATATCAAGGATTTAAATTCCATCGGCAACCACGGGGAGTACACGGCCCACTATATTGCGGAAAACGGATTAACCCCCCTGTCCATTAAGGCCTTAAAACACCATAATGCCCCTTCATTTTCTCTGCTGGACAACCTGGATAAATGGATGTCCGAAATTTCCCCCGGCATCCGGATTAAAGCCCGGCTCCATCCGCACATCAATTCTGTTTCATTAAGCTACGCATTTGAGCAGGGATCTGAAGTGACGGCAGAGTTCAAACCGGAAAATGTGGGTTTTGGCCTGACTTTTGTGCTTCCGGTTCTGGTTTCGGTACTCAGGGCTGAACCCGGGGACATGCTCATCATTGAAAATCCCGAGGCCCATCTTCATCCGGGCGGGCAGTCGGTTTTGGGCAAACTCTGCGCCATTGCCGCCGCCAACGGGGTGCAGCTGTTCATTGAAACCCATTCCGACCATTTTCTTAATGGAGTCCGGGTGGCGGTTAAAGAGGGGGTAATTAAAAATACAGAGGTGAACCTGTTTTATCTGGAACGAAATGATGCATCAGTCCACGAATCCCTGGTGGTCATCCCACAGATTGATGAACAGGGCCGGATCGACATCTGGCCAAAGGGCTTTTTCGATGAAGCGGATATACTGCTGGAGAAACTGTTATGA
- a CDS encoding PAS domain S-box protein: MINFLFHSIKGKLLFAFFFLLGIALLFQFAYIAPTLQKRKIEGITKSQDNFAKYLASDINSRIEEAIKELEEIASLQQIVSIYKTSMNETITAINNSNHFFNYYFVMDKQGKWLSYPTHPELIGKTIPAENMGWVNKTFKSEKTVFLDVVKSKLGTLVSGFSTQIRNKENKTIALLRSVFVISENNVLVRLIENTQTIKGYHAYLVSSDGWLIAQSNQKLNYKEFNSYSMMGYKPVINALKGQSGITSYAYEDKLWLAAFYPINITNWGLIVQQPLKNIILEAKAEARFITFIILSCFCISLFIAAIVVQKAISPLFKLVKHIQSGKIDMASDQASSFPKDEIGQLAFQYSRLYSDLYRTNDLIRRSENKFRTLFNNASDAIYIHDLEGNLLEANQKAFDYSGYERDELLNMKVTDIDAPESAAVVQSRIEKVNHDEKLIFESLHRTKTGDLIPVEISSRTIEYDDQKAILSVVRDLTERKKAEDALKESHKRFLTVLDGIDATICVLDIDTYQILFMNKYMIESFGNDMTGKLCWDIFRGESGPCRHCTNEQLIDAKGEPTGVIVWQDKNPITGKWYVNYDRAIEWTDGRLVKLQIATDITDFKIMEAQLHQAQKMEAIGTLSGGIAHDFNNILSGIFGFSQLAKTHIDHPEKAKKDIDQIITGAQRATELVQQILAFSRQSESLKYPLEASVVIKETLKLLRSTIPSTIAIKENIVSKAKILAVPTQIHQIVMNLCTNAYHAMSETGGFLFISLKEIVFSKKDCVPELNIVPGKYLDLEISDTGHGIDSMILQKIFDPYFTTKEPGKGTGLGLAVIFGIVKESKGHITVHSEPGQGSTFHVYLPIVDGPLAIHIPENEGKTPLSGQETIMFVDDEEALREVTHDILKGFGYTVHTLSSGPKAFETYNEDPCRFDLVVTDMTMPGMTGLELSQRILELRPEQPIVLCTGYSETIDREKALSIGITEYVEKPMIIKELAKVIRKVLDEAKGSAQR; this comes from the coding sequence ATGATTAATTTTCTTTTTCATAGTATTAAAGGCAAGCTTCTTTTTGCATTCTTTTTTCTTTTGGGCATAGCCCTATTGTTCCAATTTGCTTATATAGCTCCAACACTTCAAAAAAGAAAAATCGAAGGTATTACAAAATCGCAAGATAACTTTGCCAAATATCTTGCCAGTGACATAAACTCAAGAATAGAAGAGGCGATTAAAGAACTTGAAGAAATCGCCTCGCTGCAACAGATTGTTTCTATATACAAAACGTCTATGAACGAAACAATTACAGCTATAAACAATTCCAACCATTTCTTTAATTATTATTTTGTGATGGATAAGCAAGGCAAATGGTTGTCCTATCCCACCCATCCAGAACTGATCGGAAAAACGATTCCTGCAGAAAATATGGGTTGGGTTAATAAAACATTCAAATCCGAGAAAACAGTCTTTCTTGACGTTGTAAAATCAAAACTTGGAACCCTTGTTAGCGGATTTTCAACACAGATAAGAAATAAAGAGAACAAAACAATCGCCCTTCTAAGAAGTGTATTTGTTATTTCTGAAAATAACGTTCTCGTGAGATTGATTGAAAATACTCAAACCATAAAAGGATATCACGCTTACTTGGTTTCTTCGGACGGTTGGCTGATCGCTCAAAGCAATCAAAAGTTGAACTACAAAGAATTCAACTCCTATAGCATGATGGGTTATAAACCTGTAATAAACGCACTAAAAGGACAATCAGGGATTACAAGCTACGCATATGAAGATAAGCTATGGCTTGCCGCATTTTACCCCATTAATATTACAAACTGGGGATTAATTGTTCAGCAACCGCTCAAGAATATTATTCTGGAAGCTAAAGCAGAGGCAAGGTTCATCACTTTTATTATCCTCAGTTGCTTTTGCATTAGCCTCTTCATTGCAGCGATTGTTGTTCAAAAAGCAATCAGTCCTTTATTTAAATTGGTTAAACATATCCAATCCGGTAAAATCGATATGGCCTCTGATCAGGCCTCAAGTTTCCCTAAAGATGAAATCGGCCAGTTGGCTTTTCAATACAGCAGATTATACAGTGACTTGTATCGAACAAACGATTTGATCCGCAGGTCAGAGAATAAATTCCGAACACTTTTTAACAATGCCAGCGATGCCATTTACATACATGATTTAGAGGGTAACTTGCTTGAAGCAAATCAAAAAGCATTTGATTATTCAGGATATGAACGCGACGAGCTTCTGAACATGAAAGTTACAGACATTGATGCACCTGAATCCGCTGCCGTGGTTCAATCTCGGATTGAAAAAGTCAATCATGATGAAAAGTTGATTTTTGAATCTTTACACAGGACCAAGACCGGTGATTTGATACCGGTCGAGATTAGCAGTCGGACAATTGAATACGACGATCAAAAAGCAATTTTAAGTGTTGTTCGGGATTTAACAGAGAGGAAAAAAGCTGAAGATGCCCTAAAAGAATCTCACAAAAGATTTCTGACCGTATTGGACGGGATCGATGCGACCATTTGTGTCCTGGATATAGATACATACCAAATACTATTCATGAATAAATATATGATTGAAAGTTTTGGCAATGACATGACAGGTAAACTATGCTGGGATATATTCAGGGGTGAATCAGGGCCCTGTAGACATTGTACGAATGAACAGTTGATTGATGCCAAAGGTGAACCAACTGGTGTCATTGTCTGGCAAGATAAAAATCCGATAACCGGAAAATGGTATGTTAATTATGACCGGGCCATAGAATGGACTGACGGCCGTCTGGTCAAACTCCAGATAGCAACTGATATCACAGATTTTAAAATAATGGAGGCACAACTTCATCAGGCACAGAAAATGGAGGCCATCGGTACATTGTCAGGTGGTATTGCACATGATTTTAATAATATTTTATCTGGTATTTTTGGATTTTCCCAGTTAGCTAAAACACACATAGATCATCCAGAAAAAGCAAAAAAGGATATTGATCAGATAATCACAGGGGCTCAAAGAGCAACCGAGTTGGTTCAGCAAATACTTGCATTCAGCAGGCAGTCTGAATCTTTAAAATACCCTCTCGAAGCCTCCGTCGTGATAAAAGAGACTCTTAAATTACTTCGTTCTACAATACCATCGACCATAGCAATAAAAGAAAATATTGTTTCAAAAGCAAAAATTTTGGCAGTTCCAACTCAGATTCATCAAATCGTGATGAACCTATGTACCAACGCCTATCATGCAATGAGTGAAACCGGTGGCTTTCTATTTATTAGTTTAAAGGAAATTGTGTTTTCTAAGAAAGATTGTGTGCCTGAATTGAATATTGTTCCTGGGAAGTATCTTGATTTAGAAATTTCTGATACAGGTCACGGTATAGATTCGATGATCTTACAAAAAATATTTGATCCTTATTTTACTACAAAAGAGCCTGGCAAAGGAACAGGATTGGGCCTGGCTGTTATTTTTGGAATTGTTAAAGAATCCAAGGGACATATCACGGTTCACAGCGAACCTGGCCAAGGTTCGACATTTCATGTTTATCTTCCGATTGTAGATGGGCCATTAGCTATCCATATACCTGAAAATGAAGGAAAAACCCCTTTATCCGGTCAGGAAACGATTATGTTTGTTGATGATGAGGAAGCATTGAGAGAGGTGACGCATGATATTTTGAAAGGATTCGGGTATACTGTACACACTCTCTCAAGCGGACCAAAAGCATTCGAAACCTATAATGAAGATCCTTGTCGATTTGATCTTGTGGTTACGGATATGACCATGCCAGGCATGACGGGATTGGAGCTTTCACAGAGAATTTTAGAACTGAGGCCTGAACAACCAATCGTATTATGTACTGGGTACAGCGAAACAATAGACAGAGAAAAAGCGCTTTCAATTGGGATCACTGAATATGTTGAAAAACCAATGATTATAAAGGAGCTTGCCAAAGTAATTCGAAAAGTGTTGGATGAGGCCAAGGGTTCTGCTCAAAGATAA